In the Verrucomicrobiota bacterium genome, CCAAAAAACAACGCCAAAATGCCTAATTAACTTGGATTATCACTTCTCGTTAACATTAACGGCCGCTTCGAGCGCCAAAACGTAGGAGTTTGGACCGAACCCGGCGATCTGCCCAACGCAGACCGGTGCAATGAGTGATTTATGACGGAATTTCTCCCTCGACTGTGTGTTTGATAAATGAATCTCGATGGTCGGAACGCCAGTGGCCGCGATGGCATCCCGGAGAGCCACGCTGGTATGGGTATAGGCCGCCGCATTCAGAACAATGACATCGAACCTGCCTTTGGCCTGCTGTATCCAAGCGACCAACTCACCCTCCACGTTCGATTGGCGAAAATCCACCTCCGCGCGGAGGCTCGATGCCCGCTCCCGGACTCTTGCCTCGATATCCGCAAGCGTCGTGCGTCCGTAGATCTCCGGCTCGCGCTGGCCGAGCATGTTCAAGTTCGGACCGTTTAGGAACAAGATCTTCATGTTCGAGGAAGGAGGTTAGGCCTGCGTCGTCCGATTGTCGAATGGATTTGCGGTTCCGCCAAAAAGCCAGCCAAGCAGACTGAAAGCTGTCCACGCCAAGGCCGGAATGTACAACCCAAACTCAACCATGCCTTGCAAACCCCAGCCCAACAGCCCAACAAGGACTGCGAACGGCAAAGCGCCTTTCGATCGCCAGACCCGCCGACCGAGCGTCACCAGCAAAAGTCCGACCCAGGTGGTGTAGCTCAGTCCCCCAATGATTCCCGAATCAGAAAATTGTTCCAAGTAGTCGTTGTGCGTAAGCCGCGCCATCTCCGCGTCGGGAGACTTCAGCCGCGCATAGGGTCGTTGGAAAGTGCCGGGGCCTGTGCCGAAGACAGGATATTCCATGGTGATCCGCGCTGCTGCGCGCCAATAATCGAACCGTGCGCCAACACTCGTCGCGCCCGCCGCGAAGTAGCCTTGAAATCGAAAGGCAAACACCGTCAGCCCCACCACCGCCATCACTATCAGTGCCGTCCCCTTCCATCGCTTCGGCCAGTTGAGTCGGAACACCGACGCGCCGCCAAGCGCCAGCGCGATCAACCAACCGGACTTTGAGCCCGTCCAAAACAGTCCGGCACCGCCGAGCAGAAGCGTCAACGCGATGACGACCCTCCTCGTGAGCGGTCGAAATTGGCGCGTACTGTTCACGGCCAGTGCGATGGCCAGCGGCCACAGCATGAGCACGAGCCCAGCCAGCGCATTGGGATACATCAGCGTTCCATGCACACGCCCCTTCGCATATTTCGCCATGATCACCGGATTCGCCACCTCCATTCCGTTCGTGGAGATGATGAATCCGTCACGCTTCATCTCCTGAACCACTCCGGGAGGAAAGTTTGTCCAGCCGCTCCGCTCACCTTCGAGCAAGACTTGCCGTTCCTGCGGAAACTCGAACAATCGCTGATTGGCCGCCCGTACCAGGCAAAACGTAAACGCCGCCAGCACACCGATCAGCATCCAGCGCAAGGCGCTTTCCGGCCCCATCACCAAGGCACCGAGAAAGTAACAAGCCAGACATCCCGCAAATTGCCACAGCGTCGCCTCCGTGAGCGTGCGATCCACTGTCTGGGTTGCGGAGACAAGTTGCCATCCGAACCACACGATCGGCAGCACCCACAACCACCATCCGCCTGACCAATGCACCTTCTTCTTGCTGGCCAGCCACGCGCCAGACATCACCAGCCACCCCAGCAGCCAGTTGGCCCAGTGCGTTGGCCAGGCATCGGTCCACGCTGCGGATAGCGATACCGGGGGAGTAATCTTGGCGTCCAGGATGACGGGATTTCCGAATTTCAAAATCGCCAGCCCGAGGAAAAGTCCAAACACGAGCGCGTAAAGTTCCTGCAAAGTGAGGGAACGTCGTGGCGCGTTTGCGGGAGTCGGACTCACAATTTGAGCTTCAGCAGGCCGACTTCCAACACCAAGGCTTCCTGCACATTTGTTCTGAGCAATCTTTGAGTCTGCTCCAGCACTTGCAGATTCACGACGGCCTGATTTGGCGGAATCCTCTGCGCCACCTGCCGGGCGCTCTCCAGCCGTGGGAGATTCAGCAACTCATTCACTCGCATGGAATGCCCCGCCTCGCGGTTGCCTTCCGGCCGCAGCACCAGCGTCTGCAACCAGACATCGCGCAACCACCATTGCAGCCCCAGCAGCAAATCCTCCCGCTGCCGGCGATACTCCGCTTCAATCGCCGCCGCCAGTTCCTCCTCCCACTTCTCCCGCAACTCCGGTTCAACATCCGGGTAACGCTCCAGCGGTGAACGCTCCGTCAACGTTTTTTCGATTTCCGTTTTGAGGGAGGCCAGTTTCTTCAACAAAACTCCCAGCAGCCGATACCGGCTCAGCAATCCTTTCTGTTCAGCCGCCGCCATTTCGCCGAAGTTCGCCAGCCACCCAGTTTGCGCGGCATCCAACACCCGACCGCCCTCGCCGGCAAAGTTTAGCCGCAAGCAACGGGAAAGAATCGTCTCCAACACCCGCTGCGGCTCGGTCGTGAGCAGGATCAAAATGGATTTCGGAGGCGGCTCTTCCAGGGTTTTCAGAAATGCATTTGCCGCCTGCACATTCAAACGGTCTGCCGCCACGATCACCGCCACCTTGAAATCCGCCTCGGTCGGTTTGAGATGAATCTCCTGCATCAAGTCGCGCATCTGCTCGATGGTGATGACGCGCGATTTTGATTCCGGCCGCACCCAGTGCACGTCGGCGTGATTGTCATGGTCGATCTTGCGGCAGTTCAAACACTGATCACAACTATCAACGGCCGGGGCTCCGGTCTTATTTCGCATTGGCCGCAAGCAATTCAGTGTCTTGGCCAGTGTCCGGGCGATGCCTTCCAATTCACCGAGCGAATGTCCGGTGAAGAGATAAGCGTGCGCCAACCGTCCGCGCTCCAGGCTGCGCTGCAACAACTGCACCACCTGTTCCTGTTCGGGAAAATTCTTGAATGCCATTGCCGTCCATATAAACACACCCCGCGAAGAACGTAACAAAAAATTTCTGCCGCGGGCAGAGGTTCCCCTTGCAACCCCGCTCCTTGAAAGCCTATCCTCCACGCGACCCAAAATCCAATTCCGGCAACAACCTTGCATGGTAACGGCGCTGGTTGGTTTCAGGGTCCTTCACCGGATTAGCGGAAACCCATTGTGAACGACACGGCAACGACAGAATCGGCAAAGGCGGCGTTGGATCGCGCGCGCCAGAAAGCCTATTGGCGGCTGCTCCCATTGCTGTTCATCTGTTACGTCGTCGCGTACGTGGACCGGTCCAACGTGGCCATCGCCAAGCTGACGATGACCCGGGACCTACCCGGCTTCGACAACGCGGTCATCGGCTTTGGCGCGGGTGTGTTTTTCGCCGGCTATTTTCTGCTCGAAATTCCCGGCACGTTGATTGTTGAGAACTGGAGCGCGCGCAAATGGATCTGCCGGATCATGATCACCTGGGGCATCACGGCAGCGCTCACCGCTGTGGTGAAAACGCCATTTCAGTTCTATCTCGTGCGTTTTTTCCTGGGCCTGGCTGAGGCGGGATTCTTTCCCGGCGTGATTGTTTACCTTACGCACTGGTTTCCCAGCCGCGACCGTGCACGTGCGCTGGCTTACTTTTTCGTGGCCACGCCCATCGCACAAATCATCAGCCCAAAAATCTCCAACGTCCTCTTGAAAATCGGCACGGATGAAATGATCAACGGCGTGCCCGTTCACCACCCGGAGCTGTGGGGGCTCGAAGGCTGGCAATGGATTTACATCTGCTGGGGCATCCCGGCGGTGCTCCTCGGCGTCTTTGTGTTCTTTGCGCTGACGGACCGGCCACGTCAGGCCAAATGGCTGTCGCCTGAGGAACGCGATGCACTTGAAGCCGAACTCCAACGCGAGAAAGCAATTCATCACGCCGGTTGTCGCTTGACGTTGCTCGAGGCCTTGCGTCATCCCAAGGTGTTGCTCCTGGCTGCCGCGTATTTTTGCATCGTGACCGGCAGCTACGGCGTGGAGTTTTTCATGCCGAGCATCCTGGAGAAATGGTATTCGCTGAAATTTGACGCCCTCACCTGGCTGGTCACGCTGCCGCCGTTGCTCGCCCTGTTCAGTCAACTCTTTGTGGGTTGGAATTCAGACCGCGCCAGGGAGCGGTGTCTTCACGTCGTGGTGCCCATCACGTTGGGAGCCGTGGCGCTGGCACTGACACCGCTCACCCACGGATATTTGTTCCTGACCGTCGCTTGTTTCATGGTGGCGGTGGCGGGGTTCAAGGCCTATCTGCCCGCGTTCTGGTCGTTACCAAGCCTGTTCCTGACCGAAGCCGCGGCGGCGGGCAGCATCGGCCTCATCAACTCCATCGGAAACCTCGGCGGCTTCCTTGGCCCATACGTGATCGGAAAGGTGGAGACTGTGACCGGCTCATTTGTCGGCGGGATCTATTTTCTCAGCAGCGCGATGGTGGTGTCGGCGGCCATCATCTTCTGTTTGAAGCTAGGACGGAAAGCAGTGCGGGAATGATGCCTTGCGTGTTACGAACAATGTTTCACCACAATTGGCGAGATGGTGGAGCCGAGGGGAGTCGAACCCCTGACCTTCTCATTGCGAACGAGACGCTCTACCAACTGAGCTACGACCCCGCACCATGACACCGACAAAATTTCAAACCCTGATGCGAAAAGCAAGAACCATTGTTTGAGTGTCGGGTCGTCCGCAAGCGGCAACCTGATTCCAAATCAAGAACAGTGCGAGATTTCTGAAAACCGGTCTTTACTGTCCGCCGAGATAGTATTAGTTGAAGAGTACCGTAATTTTGGTAAACCCTCAAGCAAGCGCAGCGAAGGCTCGGCGCAATAACTCTATGCCGTTCATGGCAGATATTATCGGACAAACTGCGACGCTCAACCGGGGCATGCTGGTTTTCCTGTGCAGTTATGCGCTCGGTTGTTTTACCACAGGCTATTATCTGGTTCGTTGGCGCACGGGCACGGACATCCGGCAATGGGGCAGTGGCAGTGTGGGCGCTAAAAACGTCGGGCGCTTTCTGGGTCGCCTCGGATTCATCGCCACGGCGTCCCTTGATTTTGCAAAGGGCGCGTTGGCGGTGTGGGCAACGCTGCGCGCCGCCGAAAAGGATCAACTCGCCGTGATCGCCATGGTGGCCGTGGTGGCGGGTCATATTTGGCCGCTGCCCCTTGGGTTTCGCGGCGGCAAAGGCGTGGCCACGTCACTCGGCGCCATTTTGTTTCTTGATTTTCGGCTGGCGCTGATTTTCCTGGGACTGTTTCTTGTGACATTCGTACTGCTGAGGAAGACGGTTTGGAGTGGTCTGTCGGCGTTCGCATTGTTGCCAACGGCGTCTTTTCTTCTTGGTCTGGCGGCCTTGCCGCTGGCTGGCGTGTCCGTGGTGGTGACCATGATATTGATCGCCCACCGCAGGAATCTATTTCCAGAAATGACCAACCAGTCCGAACGCCGATGTGTTCAAGCTGATC is a window encoding:
- a CDS encoding MFS transporter, which encodes MVNDTATTESAKAALDRARQKAYWRLLPLLFICYVVAYVDRSNVAIAKLTMTRDLPGFDNAVIGFGAGVFFAGYFLLEIPGTLIVENWSARKWICRIMITWGITAALTAVVKTPFQFYLVRFFLGLAEAGFFPGVIVYLTHWFPSRDRARALAYFFVATPIAQIISPKISNVLLKIGTDEMINGVPVHHPELWGLEGWQWIYICWGIPAVLLGVFVFFALTDRPRQAKWLSPEERDALEAELQREKAIHHAGCRLTLLEALRHPKVLLLAAAYFCIVTGSYGVEFFMPSILEKWYSLKFDALTWLVTLPPLLALFSQLFVGWNSDRARERCLHVVVPITLGAVALALTPLTHGYLFLTVACFMVAVAGFKAYLPAFWSLPSLFLTEAAAAGSIGLINSIGNLGGFLGPYVIGKVETVTGSFVGGIYFLSSAMVVSAAIIFCLKLGRKAVRE
- a CDS encoding O-antigen ligase family protein — protein: MSPTPANAPRRSLTLQELYALVFGLFLGLAILKFGNPVILDAKITPPVSLSAAWTDAWPTHWANWLLGWLVMSGAWLASKKKVHWSGGWWLWVLPIVWFGWQLVSATQTVDRTLTEATLWQFAGCLACYFLGALVMGPESALRWMLIGVLAAFTFCLVRAANQRLFEFPQERQVLLEGERSGWTNFPPGVVQEMKRDGFIISTNGMEVANPVIMAKYAKGRVHGTLMYPNALAGLVLMLWPLAIALAVNSTRQFRPLTRRVVIALTLLLGGAGLFWTGSKSGWLIALALGGASVFRLNWPKRWKGTALIVMAVVGLTVFAFRFQGYFAAGATSVGARFDYWRAAARITMEYPVFGTGPGTFQRPYARLKSPDAEMARLTHNDYLEQFSDSGIIGGLSYTTWVGLLLVTLGRRVWRSKGALPFAVLVGLLGWGLQGMVEFGLYIPALAWTAFSLLGWLFGGTANPFDNRTTQA
- the aroQ gene encoding type II 3-dehydroquinate dehydratase — its product is MKILFLNGPNLNMLGQREPEIYGRTTLADIEARVRERASSLRAEVDFRQSNVEGELVAWIQQAKGRFDVIVLNAAAYTHTSVALRDAIAATGVPTIEIHLSNTQSREKFRHKSLIAPVCVGQIAGFGPNSYVLALEAAVNVNEK
- a CDS encoding glycerol-3-phosphate acyltransferase, coding for MADIIGQTATLNRGMLVFLCSYALGCFTTGYYLVRWRTGTDIRQWGSGSVGAKNVGRFLGRLGFIATASLDFAKGALAVWATLRAAEKDQLAVIAMVAVVAGHIWPLPLGFRGGKGVATSLGAILFLDFRLALIFLGLFLVTFVLLRKTVWSGLSAFALLPTASFLLGLAALPLAGVSVVVTMILIAHRRNLFPEMTNQSERRCVQADLTQLPK